One segment of Rhodopirellula baltica SH 1 DNA contains the following:
- a CDS encoding Sec-independent protein translocase subunit TatA/TatB has product MFGLSPFELAVIGVIAVVLFGGNLPEVARKFGSTYSQFRRSLQDVQQQFRQVQDEASRAMSMDTPPAKSTSYDDDEDEPNEPSAPKFTPPE; this is encoded by the coding sequence ATGTTTGGTCTCAGCCCATTTGAACTGGCCGTGATTGGAGTGATCGCGGTCGTCCTCTTTGGTGGCAACCTGCCGGAAGTGGCAAGGAAATTTGGCTCGACTTACAGCCAATTTCGGCGCAGCCTGCAGGATGTCCAGCAGCAGTTCCGTCAGGTTCAAGACGAAGCAAGCCGGGCGATGTCGATGGACACACCGCCCGCGAAGTCGACGTCGTATGACGACGATGAGGATGAACCGAACGAACCCTCGGCACCCAAGTTCACTCCGCCCGAGTGA